One Roseovarius sp. M141 genomic region harbors:
- the ligD gene encoding DNA ligase D, whose translation MAKHPDPLANYNQMRDFSRTKEPHGRVGEARTKRRFLVQKHAASRLHYDFRLEWNGVLLSWAVTKGPSPDPGEKRLAVRTEDHPLDYGDFEGIIPKGEYGGGTVMLWDTGGWVPQEDFEKGLADGKLKFTLQGQRMKGGWALVRMRGKSGEKRENWLLIKERDDYAASDPDGFTKGNAVSVKTGRTMSQIADDTPAKALPDPAPNRSRKRPAFVKPQLATLVTEAPEGDDWLHETKFDGYRCLAALGKGGTRLYTRSGKDWTDRFHALDGAFDPLPCDAALIDGEVMAARIRGSAFSSLQKALKEGNALIFFAFDLLCIDGDDLRKKPQTERRERLARLLSGVPSGGGLRLSEHIVGNGAEVFANACKAGAEGIISKRIDAPYRGTRSKAWRKVKCTRRQEFVIVGYSPSDKAGRPFASLLLASHEGDALRYKGRVGTGFSDAVMTQMAQAMTARKTSPCDGVPDDIAQDAKWVRADLVAEVEFTEFTGDGYVRHASFLGLREDKTAGDVRLEEPMENGSDTTVQGIRISNADRPVFPDAGCTKGDVARHYARVGARLIALAGHRPLSLYRCPSGIDDPCFFQKHDGGGMPGALSRVSIEESDGDSADYLYATRPESLIAAAQMGSIEFHIWGARTDRLERPDRLVFDLDPDEGLDWTDVQAAAFDVRDALADLGLQSGAIVTGGKGVHVWLALRRTRGWDTVKLFAKTFANVMAARDPDRYTATMSKSKRKGRVFIDWLRNERGATAIAPYSLRARPGAPVAVPVTWDELKELDSANQFSMSDMAARLKADCPADQVQDNLQTLSDNVIDALQSLTEE comes from the coding sequence ATGGCCAAGCACCCCGATCCACTGGCCAATTACAACCAAATGCGGGACTTTTCCCGCACCAAGGAGCCACACGGCCGCGTGGGCGAAGCGCGCACGAAACGGCGCTTTCTGGTGCAGAAACATGCTGCATCGCGCCTGCATTATGATTTCCGGCTGGAATGGAACGGCGTGCTGCTCAGCTGGGCGGTGACCAAGGGGCCGTCCCCCGATCCGGGCGAGAAGCGTCTGGCAGTGCGCACCGAGGATCACCCGCTGGACTACGGTGATTTCGAAGGCATTATCCCGAAAGGCGAATATGGCGGCGGCACGGTGATGCTGTGGGATACCGGAGGCTGGGTGCCGCAAGAAGATTTCGAAAAAGGCCTCGCGGATGGCAAGCTGAAATTTACCCTGCAAGGCCAGCGGATGAAGGGCGGCTGGGCGCTGGTGCGGATGCGCGGGAAATCAGGCGAGAAACGCGAGAACTGGCTTCTGATCAAAGAACGTGACGATTACGCCGCAAGCGATCCGGACGGTTTTACTAAGGGCAACGCGGTCTCGGTCAAGACGGGTCGCACCATGTCGCAGATTGCTGACGATACCCCCGCCAAAGCCCTGCCCGACCCTGCCCCCAACCGCAGCCGCAAGCGCCCCGCTTTCGTCAAGCCGCAGCTTGCCACGCTTGTGACCGAGGCGCCCGAGGGCGACGACTGGTTGCACGAGACCAAGTTCGACGGCTATCGCTGCCTTGCCGCACTCGGCAAGGGCGGCACGCGGCTTTACACCCGGTCGGGCAAGGATTGGACCGACAGGTTCCATGCGCTGGACGGCGCGTTCGATCCCCTGCCCTGCGATGCCGCGCTGATCGACGGCGAGGTGATGGCGGCGCGCATCCGCGGCTCGGCGTTCTCCTCGCTGCAAAAGGCGCTGAAAGAGGGCAACGCGCTGATCTTCTTTGCCTTCGACCTGTTGTGCATCGACGGCGACGACCTGCGCAAGAAGCCCCAGACCGAGCGGCGCGAGCGACTGGCACGACTGTTGTCCGGCGTGCCCTCCGGCGGCGGCCTGCGGCTCAGCGAGCATATCGTCGGCAACGGCGCGGAGGTTTTCGCCAACGCCTGCAAGGCCGGTGCCGAGGGGATCATCAGCAAACGCATCGACGCCCCCTATCGCGGCACCCGCAGCAAGGCGTGGCGCAAGGTCAAATGCACGCGCCGACAGGAGTTCGTGATCGTCGGCTATTCGCCGTCGGACAAGGCGGGGCGGCCCTTTGCGTCGCTGTTGCTGGCCAGCCACGAGGGCGATGCGCTGCGCTACAAGGGACGGGTCGGCACCGGGTTTTCCGACGCGGTGATGACGCAGATGGCGCAGGCGATGACCGCGCGCAAGACCTCGCCCTGCGACGGTGTCCCGGACGACATCGCGCAGGACGCCAAATGGGTGCGCGCAGATCTGGTGGCCGAGGTCGAGTTCACCGAATTCACCGGCGACGGCTATGTGCGCCACGCCAGCTTTCTGGGCCTGCGCGAGGACAAGACGGCCGGTGACGTGCGATTGGAGGAACCGATGGAGAACGGCAGCGACACCACCGTGCAGGGCATCCGAATCAGCAACGCGGATCGCCCCGTCTTTCCCGATGCGGGCTGCACGAAGGGCGACGTGGCGCGGCATTACGCGCGCGTGGGCGCGCGCCTGATCGCGCTGGCGGGACACCGGCCCTTGTCGCTTTACCGCTGCCCCTCCGGTATCGACGATCCGTGCTTTTTCCAGAAGCATGACGGCGGCGGGATGCCCGGTGCGCTGTCGCGCGTCAGCATCGAGGAAAGCGACGGCGACAGCGCCGATTATCTGTATGCCACCCGTCCTGAAAGCCTGATCGCCGCCGCGCAGATGGGCAGTATCGAGTTCCACATCTGGGGTGCGCGCACTGACCGGCTGGAACGGCCCGACCGGCTGGTGTTCGATCTCGACCCCGACGAGGGGCTGGACTGGACCGATGTGCAGGCCGCGGCCTTCGACGTGCGCGATGCGCTAGCCGATCTTGGCCTGCAAAGCGGTGCAATCGTCACCGGCGGCAAGGGCGTGCATGTCTGGCTGGCGCTGCGGCGCACCCGCGGCTGGGACACGGTCAAGTTGTTCGCCAAGACCTTTGCCAACGTGATGGCGGCGCGCGACCCCGATCGCTACACTGCAACAATGTCTAAATCCAAACGCAAAGGCCGCGTCTTCATCGATTGGCTGCGTAACGAGCGCGGTGCGACGGCGATCGCCCCCTACTCTCTGCGCGCCCGCCCCGGCGCCCCGGTCGCAGTGCCGGTGACCTGGGACGAGCTGAAGGAGCTGGACAGTGCCAACCAGTTTTCCATGTCCGACATGGCGGCGCGGCTGAAAGCGGATTGCCCCGCAGATCAGGTTCAGGACAATCTGCAGACCCTCAGTGACAATGTGATCGACGCGCTTCAATCCCTGACGGAAGAATAA
- a CDS encoding PRC-barrel domain-containing protein, translating to MDNSAHASLVSSNDVNGTDVYGNDGSHIGTIDHLMIDKQSGRVAYAVMGFGGFLGLGEDHHPVPWGKLRYDTARNGFVTDITEQEVKGAPARSDNWYGDRDWERRTHDHYGVPHYWI from the coding sequence ATGGACAATTCTGCACATGCGAGTCTCGTCTCATCGAACGATGTGAACGGAACTGACGTCTATGGTAATGATGGTTCCCACATCGGCACAATCGACCACCTCATGATCGACAAGCAATCCGGCAGGGTCGCCTACGCGGTAATGGGCTTTGGTGGCTTTCTGGGGCTGGGCGAAGACCATCATCCGGTCCCGTGGGGAAAACTCCGATACGATACGGCCCGGAACGGCTTTGTGACGGACATCACGGAGCAAGAAGTCAAAGGTGCTCCCGCCCGTAGCGACAACTGGTATGGGGACCGGGACTGGGAGCGCCGAACGCACGATCATTATGGCGTTCCACACTATTGGATTTGA
- a CDS encoding response regulator: MSRPENSHNILVVEDEWLIAIDIQMMIEDLGYRVVGPASNVAAAMSLIENHKIDAAFLDVTLGPETSFPIVEKLDALSVPITFVSAYARKEIPLQFHQFDLVSKPITPHRLTRQLRKMLGETM; the protein is encoded by the coding sequence ATGTCCCGGCCAGAAAACTCTCATAATATTCTGGTCGTGGAAGACGAATGGCTCATTGCCATCGATATCCAGATGATGATCGAAGATTTGGGATACCGCGTTGTCGGACCGGCCAGTAATGTTGCGGCTGCAATGAGCCTGATAGAAAATCACAAGATCGACGCCGCCTTCCTTGATGTCACTCTCGGACCAGAGACTTCATTCCCCATCGTCGAGAAGCTGGATGCCTTGTCAGTGCCGATTACGTTTGTCAGCGCCTATGCCCGGAAAGAAATTCCTCTGCAGTTTCATCAGTTCGACTTGGTGTCGAAACCCATCACGCCACATCGTCTAACGCGACAGCTGCGCAAGATGCTCGGTGAAACCATGTAG
- a CDS encoding CheR family methyltransferase produces the protein MNTDLPLIVGVGASAGGIDALSHLFEGVPSQCGMAFVVVTHLNPDRESLLHTVLAQKTGMEVKVAQHGERIEADTVYVMPERVFLLMKDGRLQLMESARGSREHKPIDIFFSSLGEDQKENAAAIVLSGGDGDGTLGVKVIKEQGGMTFAQTADLDPPLNPEMPQSAIATGLVDFAIPAAQMAEKLMEIRDGRATLDALVMTADPDHDADPPEVQATICEILLKQTGHDFSGYKSKTFFRRVARRMQVRQISELKEYCALLSRDEDEVSNLFSDLLISVTNFFRDTDAFKILAEKVIPQICENRDAKNPVRVWVPACTTGEEVYSLAILISEHLEQNAYSTPVQIFATDIDDPALAVARQGRYPEQLLRQVSAERLDKYFHRDGVSYVVCKKVREMCIFSPHNVISDPPFSRMDMVSCRNLLIYFGPELQRQVIPTFHYALKPDGYLFLGTSESISQYADLFRTVDKQSRIFQAIERSDRRWNPAGMMNRISDRRAGTTNEQGLSDIQLRHKVERHILEQHTPAHAVVREDGEIVFVSGGTGGLLELPRGAPSHHLLDMVPRDVRLELRAALRQVVDSRRSTIRRDLSMLTASGELKRLNLTVEPLRGTGERDPLFIVFFEPVEAALPDSDADTTDHSRRSEAAENEVREMRERLQSTVEEYETALEELKSSNEELVSVNEEAQSTNEELEASKEEMQSLNEELNTINSELSGKIEELDHANADLRNLFDATQIATVFLDADLVIRNFTPAAAELFNLRAADLGRPLSELSSVSDYPELREHISEVFQSGSIYEHRLSRSEAKPHYLVRITPYLGADETVEGAVVTLVDVTSLAQAEEHQKVLIAELNHRVKNMLAVIITIVKTSLRGKKIPPDALETLINRLHGMARVYSLLSERSWTTVGMRDLIQAETEPFEQDRIHVSGPNVNLQPSQALAISMVIHELVTNAIKYGALSDSHGTLEVRWNSTDNRLALEWRERDGPETSEPERNGFGYVLIEGQVEQQLNGRLETKFNPEGLSLKMEFPL, from the coding sequence ATGAATACTGATTTGCCACTCATCGTCGGTGTTGGAGCCTCTGCCGGGGGTATCGATGCATTGTCGCATCTGTTCGAAGGGGTCCCATCGCAGTGCGGAATGGCCTTCGTCGTCGTGACCCATCTCAACCCGGATCGTGAAAGCCTGCTTCACACCGTGCTGGCCCAGAAAACCGGGATGGAGGTAAAAGTCGCGCAACACGGTGAACGGATCGAGGCGGACACGGTCTATGTCATGCCCGAACGGGTGTTCCTGCTGATGAAGGATGGCCGGTTGCAGTTGATGGAAAGCGCACGAGGTAGCCGCGAACATAAACCCATCGACATTTTTTTCAGCTCGCTTGGCGAGGACCAGAAAGAAAACGCCGCCGCCATCGTATTGTCCGGGGGCGACGGTGATGGAACGCTCGGCGTCAAGGTCATTAAGGAACAAGGCGGTATGACCTTTGCACAGACAGCGGACCTAGACCCGCCGCTCAATCCGGAAATGCCTCAGAGTGCCATCGCCACCGGTCTCGTCGATTTTGCCATTCCCGCCGCACAAATGGCTGAAAAGCTCATGGAGATCCGCGATGGTCGCGCAACCTTGGACGCGCTCGTCATGACCGCCGATCCGGATCACGATGCCGATCCCCCTGAGGTGCAGGCGACGATTTGCGAGATATTGCTGAAGCAGACCGGCCATGACTTTTCCGGCTACAAGAGCAAGACTTTCTTTCGCCGTGTCGCGCGCCGCATGCAGGTTCGGCAGATCAGCGAGCTGAAAGAATATTGTGCCCTGCTGTCGCGCGACGAGGATGAGGTCAGCAACCTGTTCAGCGATCTGTTGATCAGCGTCACGAACTTCTTTCGCGACACGGATGCCTTCAAGATCCTCGCGGAAAAGGTCATTCCGCAGATCTGCGAGAACCGGGATGCAAAGAACCCGGTGCGTGTCTGGGTGCCGGCCTGCACCACTGGTGAAGAGGTCTATTCCCTTGCCATCCTGATCAGCGAGCACCTTGAGCAAAATGCCTATTCCACGCCCGTGCAGATTTTCGCCACCGACATCGACGACCCGGCACTCGCTGTAGCACGTCAGGGGCGTTATCCCGAACAACTGTTGCGTCAGGTCAGCGCAGAGCGGCTGGACAAATATTTTCACCGTGATGGGGTCAGCTATGTTGTATGTAAGAAGGTGCGCGAGATGTGCATTTTTTCGCCCCACAATGTGATCAGTGATCCGCCGTTTTCGCGCATGGACATGGTATCGTGCCGCAATCTCCTGATCTATTTCGGGCCAGAACTGCAACGTCAGGTCATCCCGACCTTCCATTATGCGCTGAAACCGGACGGCTATCTGTTCCTTGGAACGTCGGAGAGTATCAGCCAATATGCCGATCTGTTTCGCACTGTGGACAAGCAAAGCCGTATTTTTCAGGCGATCGAACGCTCTGATCGGCGCTGGAACCCGGCCGGCATGATGAACCGGATTTCCGACAGGAGGGCAGGGACCACCAACGAACAGGGGCTGTCCGATATCCAGCTGCGCCACAAGGTCGAACGGCATATCCTTGAACAGCACACGCCTGCACATGCCGTCGTGCGCGAAGACGGTGAAATCGTTTTCGTTTCGGGCGGCACCGGAGGTTTGCTGGAACTGCCGCGCGGCGCCCCCTCTCATCACCTTCTGGATATGGTGCCGCGTGATGTGCGATTGGAACTGCGCGCGGCCTTGCGGCAGGTGGTCGACAGCAGGCGATCGACTATTCGGCGCGACCTTTCGATGCTTACGGCCTCAGGGGAGTTGAAACGTCTGAATCTGACCGTGGAGCCTCTGCGCGGCACAGGGGAGCGGGATCCGCTGTTTATCGTGTTTTTCGAGCCAGTTGAAGCCGCTCTTCCGGATTCTGATGCGGACACCACGGACCACAGTCGTCGAAGCGAGGCGGCAGAAAACGAAGTGCGTGAGATGCGTGAGCGTCTGCAATCCACCGTCGAAGAATACGAAACTGCCCTCGAAGAGCTGAAATCATCAAATGAGGAACTCGTATCCGTCAATGAAGAGGCCCAGTCAACCAATGAGGAACTTGAGGCCTCGAAAGAGGAGATGCAGTCCCTGAATGAGGAATTGAACACGATCAATTCCGAGCTGAGCGGCAAGATCGAAGAACTTGATCACGCAAACGCTGATCTGCGCAATCTTTTCGACGCGACCCAGATCGCTACAGTGTTTCTGGATGCCGACCTGGTCATCCGCAACTTCACGCCCGCGGCGGCGGAATTGTTCAATTTGCGCGCTGCGGATCTTGGAAGACCGTTGTCAGAGTTGTCCAGCGTCAGCGATTACCCCGAACTCAGGGAGCATATAAGCGAGGTGTTCCAGTCAGGCTCGATCTATGAACACCGCCTGTCCCGGTCTGAGGCTAAGCCCCATTATCTGGTGCGGATAACCCCCTACCTTGGCGCGGATGAAACGGTCGAGGGCGCTGTGGTCACACTGGTCGATGTCACCTCGCTCGCGCAAGCCGAGGAGCACCAGAAAGTTCTGATTGCGGAACTGAACCATCGCGTCAAGAATATGCTGGCCGTGATCATCACCATCGTGAAGACGTCGCTCCGGGGAAAGAAAATACCCCCGGATGCTCTGGAAACGCTGATCAACAGATTGCACGGCATGGCACGCGTCTACAGCCTGCTGTCCGAACGCTCCTGGACCACGGTCGGGATGCGGGACCTCATTCAGGCAGAAACCGAACCGTTCGAACAGGACCGGATCCACGTCAGTGGACCGAACGTGAACCTGCAGCCTTCCCAGGCATTGGCCATCAGCATGGTCATCCATGAACTCGTTACCAATGCGATCAAATACGGTGCGCTTTCCGACAGCCACGGCACGCTGGAAGTGAGGTGGAATTCGACGGACAACCGATTGGCTCTCGAATGGCGGGAGCGTGATGGACCGGAGACGAGCGAGCCGGAACGAAACGGCTTCGGATACGTTCTTATTGAAGGTCAGGTAGAGCAACAGCTCAATGGCAGACTGGAAACAAAATTCAACCCTGAGGGTTTGAGCTTGAAAATGGAGTTTCCCTTGTAA
- a CDS encoding BON domain-containing protein codes for MSNQNYRQDHSRNDERGQQGRDDWGNDRDWQGSRGRSQHQDRDDYRSRGEQGRGGPQDWNQGNYGQGNYGQDDYGQNNRGQGNYGQSDYRHNESGERDQDGWNRDRGGQSGQNYRSERGQHDSGYAQGGQGGYQQDGYQRGNYGGGYDRGQGQYGSNQGGYQQPGQQGGSSWNQNGSRGMQGGYEGSQSHRGRGPKNYQRSDDRICEDVCDRLSDDHDVDASDIDVSVSNREVTLSGEVDSKQAKRHAEDCADSCSGVEHVQNNLRVRKSQSARDDDNSSKSKSK; via the coding sequence ATGAGCAATCAAAATTATCGCCAAGACCATTCCCGCAATGATGAGCGCGGCCAGCAGGGCCGTGACGACTGGGGAAATGACCGTGATTGGCAAGGGTCGCGTGGAAGGAGCCAGCATCAGGATCGTGACGACTATCGCTCGCGTGGTGAGCAAGGACGCGGCGGCCCGCAGGACTGGAACCAAGGCAACTATGGACAGGGCAATTACGGGCAGGACGACTACGGTCAGAACAACCGCGGACAAGGTAACTATGGCCAGAGCGATTACCGACATAATGAGAGCGGTGAACGTGATCAGGACGGCTGGAACCGTGATCGTGGCGGTCAATCCGGCCAGAACTACAGATCGGAACGTGGCCAGCACGATTCCGGTTACGCGCAAGGCGGTCAGGGCGGCTATCAGCAAGACGGCTACCAGCGGGGCAACTACGGCGGCGGGTATGACCGCGGACAGGGCCAATACGGCTCCAATCAGGGCGGCTATCAGCAGCCCGGTCAGCAAGGTGGCTCGTCATGGAACCAAAATGGTTCGCGGGGCATGCAAGGAGGCTACGAGGGTAGCCAGTCCCATCGTGGGCGCGGACCGAAGAACTACCAACGCTCAGACGATCGTATCTGCGAAGACGTTTGCGATCGCCTGTCGGACGATCATGATGTTGACGCTTCGGACATCGACGTTTCGGTGTCCAACCGCGAGGTCACACTTTCCGGTGAAGTCGATTCCAAACAGGCCAAGCGCCACGCTGAAGACTGTGCAGATTCCTGCTCCGGCGTAGAACATGTTCAGAACAATCTGCGGGTGAGGAAGTCGCAATCGGCGCGAGACGACGACAATTCAAGCAAGTCCAAGAGTAAATAG
- a CDS encoding Crp/Fnr family transcriptional regulator codes for MSRLPDISKRGTATSVVAEIRSALSKWNVESVSLESQIDIQHEGDRPKAMYLVKSGWIYSYALLADGQRQILFLHQAGDIAGLADFGVERVSCSLRSLGDCVVLPVPITAIATADFLTPEITTYFLRKSAEMQSILMRTLIAVGRMEARHRIVWLILMLHDRIPGSGTRRPIVEIPFNQSEIGDLIGLTNVSVSKMLCQLSDEGYIERKGSKILIRRRADLRSMISYEPMGFSANPFVASGDLRNPGTNITST; via the coding sequence ATGTCCCGGCTGCCGGACATCAGTAAAAGGGGCACGGCTACTTCCGTCGTTGCAGAAATACGTTCTGCTTTGAGTAAATGGAATGTCGAGTCCGTCTCTCTCGAATCTCAAATAGATATCCAACATGAAGGAGACCGGCCAAAAGCGATGTATCTGGTGAAATCTGGCTGGATCTACTCTTACGCTTTGCTTGCCGACGGACAGCGACAGATCCTTTTCCTACATCAGGCAGGCGATATAGCAGGTCTGGCAGATTTTGGCGTGGAGCGTGTCAGCTGCTCACTGCGAAGCTTGGGAGATTGTGTGGTTTTACCAGTCCCGATCACTGCCATTGCGACAGCAGATTTTCTGACGCCTGAAATAACTACTTACTTCTTGCGAAAATCGGCGGAAATGCAGTCAATCCTCATGCGAACTCTTATTGCAGTCGGGCGCATGGAGGCACGGCATAGGATAGTGTGGCTCATCCTCATGTTACATGATCGAATTCCTGGTTCAGGAACTCGAAGGCCAATCGTCGAAATTCCTTTCAACCAATCCGAAATTGGCGATCTCATTGGTTTGACAAACGTGTCTGTCAGTAAAATGCTCTGCCAGCTGTCGGACGAAGGATATATTGAACGGAAAGGCAGCAAAATCTTGATCCGGCGACGAGCCGACCTGCGGTCCATGATCAGTTATGAACCAATGGGGTTCTCAGCCAACCCATTCGTCGCCTCAGGTGACTTGCGAAATCCGGGGACAAACATCACAAGCACCTAA
- a CDS encoding recombinase family protein, with translation MLIGYARVSKADGSQSLDLQRDALIASGVEEDQIYSDLASGKKDDRSGLEACLKALRDGDVLVVWKLDRLGRSLHHLVKTVSLLSERGVGLKVLTGQGAQIDTTTAAGRLSFGIFAALAEFESELIRERTMAGLQAARARGRKGGRKFALTKAQVRMAQAAMANRDTSVSDLCKELGIKPVTLYRYVDPNGNLREYGSRVLKMP, from the coding sequence ATGCTGATCGGCTATGCTCGCGTCTCAAAAGCCGACGGCAGCCAGTCCCTCGACTTGCAGCGGGATGCGCTGATCGCGTCAGGCGTCGAAGAGGACCAGATTTACTCGGATCTGGCATCCGGAAAGAAAGATGACCGCTCAGGTCTGGAGGCCTGCCTCAAGGCATTGCGGGATGGCGATGTTCTGGTTGTGTGGAAGCTTGACCGCTTGGGCCGCAGCCTGCACCATCTTGTCAAAACCGTCAGCTTGCTGTCCGAGCGCGGCGTTGGCCTCAAGGTGCTCACCGGACAAGGCGCGCAGATCGATACAACAACTGCGGCAGGACGACTTTCATTTGGCATCTTTGCGGCCTTGGCCGAATTTGAAAGTGAGTTGATCCGCGAACGCACAATGGCCGGGCTCCAAGCCGCCCGCGCCCGTGGCCGGAAAGGTGGAAGGAAGTTTGCGCTGACAAAAGCGCAGGTCCGTATGGCGCAAGCCGCCATGGCCAATCGCGACACGTCTGTTAGTGATCTCTGCAAGGAGTTGGGGATCAAGCCTGTTACGCTCTATCGATACGTAGATCCAAACGGAAATCTGCGTGAATACGGAAGCCGCGTCCTCAAAATGCCTTAG